In a genomic window of Diorhabda carinulata isolate Delta chromosome 8, icDioCari1.1, whole genome shotgun sequence:
- the LOC130897243 gene encoding U-actitoxin-Avd3h-like isoform X1 produces the protein MNQIIVIFSCLLVVSMVAAAPSGADDATLVAVKPFQVSDCSLPIEDDSELACRAMLPRFMWSTKEKTCVSEFYGGCNATKNNFKTKEECLQVAKPVCSTI, from the exons atgaatcaaataatagtaattttttccTGTTTACTTGTTGTAAGCATGGTTGCAGCAGCCCCATCAGGCGCGGATGACGCAACATTGGTAGCAGTGAAACCATTCCAAGTTTCAG aTTGCTCATTGCCAATAGAAGACGATTCAGAGTTAGCATGCAGAGCTATGTTGCCTCGATTTATGTGGAGCACTAAAGAAAAAACTTGTGTCAGCGAATTTTATGGAGGATGTAATGCTActaaaaataacttcaaaacTAAAGAAGAATGCTTACAAGTCGCTAAACCAGTTTGTTCgacaatataa